The region attttgttgaaGTAACATATTTGGCATCGctcaaacacacatatattcccGAATCCTGTGTTCACaggattaacaaaattatctttgctgctacattttatatttattattttttatatttataaattgtgtaaaagtgtaatttataaaaaattatgtggaatgaataattttttgatgtaagctttcttttcgttgttacatgatgttaaagttagctaatcaGCACTTGTTTAAATAGCGGAAAGCTGTCATGTTACTTCGACTCCGCCTCCTTCCCTATTTCCCGCTGTAGATAAGCgctttaacataaaaatgaaataataacaataaaaagaaagctcagatcaataaatgattcaaaacttttcaatttgGATTGTTATCCTGTATCTGATGGTGtgttttatgtatgttttttcAGTTACAggccgtatatatatatatatatatatatatatatatatatatatatatatatatataatatttattttatttaataaaatattaattatttcataaatattttttaattgaagaaagagagagagagagagagagggagagagagagagagtgtgtgtgtgtgtgtgagagagagagagagagagagagagagagagagagagagagagagcaattaCCGTCAAATACGtagatatttgaaattattttccataaaattttgattatttgcttgacaatttgatatattttcctttgaacacaggataatttatttttctcatttccttCGAGCTGATCGATATAATTTCGCTTCTCCCATGCTGTATCATGTTAGGTCTACggattaaaatcaattaggCATATGTATACAGTGTAGGGAAAAGAGTAAgcgcgaaatatataatatgcacgGATGAATATTTCGGATACATACTTTCGATCTAGGAAATGTTTTGTTTTCCTATTGTACCATCCATTTTATGGATCATATAATGCACAAAACAATGTgcgataaaaagaagaaaatcttAGACGTCCAAATAAAGACGACACGCACGACGCGACGGCTGTTTTACGCTCGATGTGTGAAGAATTTAACTTTGAATGTGCCTTGTGCTGTTTGTTGTAGCCATGCAAGAAAATCGTCAAGCAGATTACACCTGCCGAACAGAGAATAACTTGCCGGGCAATCAGCAGAGTATATTTCTTCCTCTTCAACCTATTCCTTTATGGTATCCCGAGGGTTGGTGGGGCTATTATCCCGTGCAGTATAATGCTGAATCCAATAAGATTGCAAATGAAATGGACAGACATTCCTTTCCTTTTTATGCATATCCGAATGGAAGAACGTATGTTGGATCCTTTTATCCTGTTTGTAATGAAAACTTTGCGGACGCGATGACACAAATGGGAGTTACGAGCCAAGAAAATTCTCCAGGACAATACGCTGGTTACGCGGCCGTGATTTATCCTCAAGCAGGTTACAATGATGTTCAACCTACATCGCACATCGTTGAAAACAAATGCAATTATGTCGACAATCATTTTACCACTGCCGATTCATTTTTCAgtcaaaatgataaattagatTTCGTGTTAAATGGCACGGTTAATGAATCAAAAAACATCGTTTTGCCCAAGATTAATCACGAGATTAACCATTTGGATGCACAGTCGAATGACATGTATAATTCCAAAAGTGTCAGcgaaaactttaatatcaatagagaaaaaaattgcataaccACGGCGATGAACATAATTGACGAGGAGGACAGCATATCGACGGATAATTCTAACAACATTGCAGTTACTAATAATATCGAGATGCcaggaaaaaaaacatttggcCCTTATATTAACGTGCCAAATTACACCTACATAGATACTAGTGAATCTAGTGCTTCTAGCGATTCTAATGATTCCAGTGACTCTAGCGATTCTACCTCGGACAACGAACAACTCTTGGATTCTTGTCAGAAGAATCACAGCCATAGCAACGATACTATTTCCAATAATACGTCATCCGATAATGATTCTGATTCATATATAGCTTATTCCAGCATGAACCCTTACGGGAAACTGGAGAAAGATGCGTGCGATTTTTCTTCGAACGAGAATCGCACGGACATCGCTGCTGCATGTTCGACATATCCTAGCACTAATAATCTACACGGATGCTCGCGAGATTTTTCCGAAAATTGTAATCACACCGAGGAAATACGTTTCAGTAAAGAACATATCGATTGCTCAGACGATCGTGTAAACTCTCATGCAATGTTTCAGCAAGATACCTCGTACATCGCAAGCGAAAGATGTAACGATGAAAATTCAGTGAATGATCAAAACGATCTCGACTCCTATTCCAGTAAGAACACCGAACGCCACTCGGAGCAATACGGTCAGCGATCGGGTCTCGCGACCGACAGCACCGTTTTCCACGCTCAGTTGGATGTCGATCGTGAAAACGTGAAACAACCGGACTCTGAAACTCCTTATTACAAGGATGAGAAGGACAATAAAGCTTTCTTCGAAATGACCGACGATCCTCCTGACACCAACGTCGAAAGCACGATGGTCAGCGTGAGCTTGCCCTTGAGATTCAAGTTTTTCGTATCGGAAGACAACGAGGACATCACCACTGTGATTGTCGGCGATAGCGAGATAAAGGCAGAAAAATCCTGCGAGTACTCCTCGATGAAGGATGATGTTTGCGTCGACTTTCACGTCGGTAACGATACTAGCGTAGATTTTACAGTAAAGGCACATCTTTTAGACTCACGGAATAAAGCACGAAGCATCGAGAGCGCGATACCACATGTAGATTTCACATTGAGGAAAGATCCAATGGGAGTCAGCGGCGTTAATTGCGGAAAACAGAATGTAGAGACGAGAATGGGACATGGCTTCGGGATAAACTCCGCAGAACCAACATCGAGAGACACCGATGACGATGATACTGTTTCCGAATCGATAGTGGTTACACGGGATACCTTAATGCATGGTGAAAATCGCGATTACACCCAAGCAGAATCtacttgtaataataatgttgaaaGTATCGCTTTTGGCAGAACAGCAGACGACAAACATGGTCGATGTATCGATCAGGATCTTTATCGGACGCAAAACGTAAAGTTGAAAATCCAAGGTCCTCGCGAAGACACAGACGACGAGGATAGCGGAGTGACTTCCGATATAAGTCGCATGATATCCGAGATTGACACGGATTCGGACTGTACTTGTTCGAAGAATGTGAAAAAGTATCAACGAACTCAGACGCATTCGCGACTCTTTCGGCTTTTGAATGATGATTCTATTCCAACTCTATCCAGTTATCCTAAAATAGATATTAGCGGAAAGAAATCGTCTCTCAGCTTGCCACTCAAGATGAACGCTTTCAACTACGACGACAATCACTGCTCCAATTATTCCAGTGGCTTAACCTCTCCCGAATATTCGCCCATTCACGAGCAATCTTGGCGAAGATATCACGAAGCCTCAACGACGAACACAAGTAGCTTGGCGAACTCGGCAAATGTTGATACCGATCAGCTTGCGAATCAACGAGAACAGAACGTCTTTTCGAAGGATGATTCTTATTTCCAAGATTGGAAAAGCCCAAAATTATCTAGTTTACGCGAGCAGGATGTTGTGCCTTCTCTAGCTTTTAAGACAGTTGATAGCAAGATACCTTCTTGGACGTACAAGGTGAATGTACTGTGTCCGAGAATCAAGAGTACGAAGAGTGTGCCGCAAACTCTGCTAGCACGGCACAGTGACAAGACTACCGATCCGTCGCGGATGATTCCTTCTATCCCAACATCCTGTACAAATTCTAAAACCAGTTATTGCTGACGGTCCAGGGTGGAATGAGGCCATATGTTTGCTCGCCGCTGCGAGCAACTGCTCTCCATGATTCACGGACATActtttctctcaattttctTCGCAAGACAGGGTTGGGTATGCCCGAGATGTTCTACGGGctacgtgatttttttttctatcggtACATATCCATATATTCGTCTATCATTCTTGATTTCTTCTCCATGTTTCCCCTTTTCCCtcttctttcttcatttttatctcatttctacatatctcttttctcttctttcgttCTTCCCTTCTATACTTTATGCAacttattctaataattttttccctttttttatttatctctctttttccgtctctttttctatttgtgtctttaatgtttttcttttttcttcttctttcttgtcCTCTTGTCTGGCAATCGATCGGAAAACCAGATTGTTAAATATGCTTGGTTGCTTTATGCATGTTGTGACTAATATCGATCGAAaacctaaataaatttaactaaatttaacctgaaataaatttattaactagtTTGAAATATCTATATTCGAGATATTCGAACAAAAAGcgtgagaaaagaaattaatatttaatgagacttatcatatataagaatttttgttattatttagtaattaaattttgtacaaatatatctatatgaatGGTGAAATTATGccaaagagtgagagagtgagagtcagtgagtgagtgagtgagagagagagagagagagagagagggggggggagagagggagagaaaacgAGTAGCAATAAAGATTGatagatattacatataatcaaaacattgtatgtacaaaatgatatatttgcgCTTTCAACATACATTCATCTTAAACAATACGCGCATATTCTAAACTttcagtatatatgtatgtcttttttcctttttttaaattttgtctttgCATATTTGccatatatgcaaaaattgcttttataaaattaaatttttcatttttcaggtCCCGATGCAACTGATTACTAATTGTGAGAGAGGACGAATGAAATCCTCCTTAGGCAAAGCCGAATTGTTAGTGtgcttttttctattttgtttacaaaataatcctTATAATGCTTCTTTACATCGCATTTGCCGATTCTCCAACAAAAAATTAACCAAAGACtttctttaaagaaaattgcaaagatacattattttaaattatgtccGTTAAAAGATAATTCCTAAAGATACGCTACCGTACGCTACCAAATAATTGTTCAAACTTTGAATTTTGGTATTAAGAATTTGTGTAAATGAGATTCTATTTCATAGATTTTTCGATGTATAAAGGTAAATTGgtaattttgtttcaaatcgTCATTAGACACGATCAATATTCACGTACAATCGTGTGAATttgcttttgaaattttaatcaattataaaaaagaaactctataacattttaagatttttttaaacaattttcaaagaaGAAACTTGAATAACTATATTGGGAGATTGGCTGTTTTGATATGCCGCATCGTAACGTAGACATAATACAATACTACGTGAGCAAATGCATgtggtttatttatttaagacaaATGAGAGATTGTTATATGGAAATTGTGTAATAATActctttttaagaatattaatcattatttgaaaatatatgtgtaaatacatatatacatgttgttAATTCTGTTACCTGAATTTGTCACtgtgtattatttatctaaattatgaaataaattatttctaaagttGACAGTGCTAATAGAGATTTtatcattcaattattatctattgtcagaactattgtataatatacgcGATCATTTcctatctatattatttgtgGATTGtagtattatgtaaaaaatataatgcaatattataatgccgctacgttatataaataggtaaaatttgtaaaactcAAAGTGTAATGTAAATTCGTTTACGATGCATAACATATGCTATAACCGTCCAGAGGGTTACAACCCAAATTGATTCAATTAAACACAAAGCACGACTGTCCATTGCGCCAATCTTCCAATGGAATGGAAAGATTTGGTAACACATATTATGACCCACATATAATACCAGTGCATTCATTCCTGTAAAttcatatttgcataaaataaattagtgtATAACAGTGCGtcttaatatatcttatatcttaatatctaTACCGCTAATCTGTAGCAGTATGCCTTAAACGCAGAgcgttttttatacatatgtatatatacaaaaaactgCATGCTTTTGAGAATCTATTTTCTagtttattctatatatgtatatttaaaaaacgtatacatttttatgtttcacTTACCGGGTATTCTAAAAGGGCCACCTTGCCAAATTTTGGTAATATCAATCAGTAAATAACATCCGGAAAGAAAAGTCAAGGCAAAACAAGATGAAACAAGTACGAATGATAAAGACctgcataattatatagctACTTACAACTGCGGATAACAAATTACTATAAACGATcagttttatgcaaaaattcatgcaaaaataaaattgcgcaaattaaattatttaaacaattaatttaaaatattctttttttacatcttaccataaatttttgttaatgggTATAAGATTAGTGAAATGGAAGGCACAACCCAAACAACCATAAAACATTGCCCACGAAAGCCATCGGATAATACGTTCTTTCCAATCTTTATACATCATTAGAATTATACCAGTGTGTACACCTAGAAATACTTGAAATATCGACGTCAGGCATCCTaaagaaacatatatgtataattagaCGTGATTCTAGAAATAGCATGTTCTTTTAAAGAACTGGCTCTATATTTTACGAGTTTTGCGCCATTCGCGCATAAAACTAAGAATAAGAAACTCGCAATCAACTCAAATTGTAGAGCatcaattaaagattaaaagttttaaaggcATAGTGGCCTAAAAACTCGTATTTGCATGATTTAAAgagtttatattacaatatgttGATTTGGGAGACGGACTGATTTCGCTGTTTAATGTAAAACATctctaattattaaactaactttttttttgtaattggaaattacaaaaatcatcaagaatctttaatttcttttatgctCGTCGAAaaagaattgtaaataaatcagtTTTGAGAATCTATTGATATCGCGATTATGATATCGAACAtactttattgaaaatatatattatgaatactttatttccttttatgaTCAAttcaaatatgatataaaatatgatacattaCATTGTAGAGAAACATAACGCGGTGAAGAAGCAGATTTAAAAGCAAAAGATGAAAAGTTGAATATCTTCgcaactatacatatatagtacaCATGCGTACGCTTATAATGGCACACGCaagtaaacataattttaggTAAAGATTTACCTAAAATCCCCTCAGGATCAAAAGGGCCGGATCCATAAACAGAATCAATGGTTggtttttgataaatatgacTTAAagtcaataaaattctatctatATATCCAGCCGCACCACcggtacaattaaaatattgaccGTCTTCGTGTCTTCCACCTGGTCCAAGGTATCCTCTGTACAATAAACTTACCGTTTTATTTACCGTTTTATTTACCGACAACAATAGATAATGAATTAAAGCAcgaaataaaacaagataGTTGGAAGTTCAAGTTAATGTACGTACGTAGGACATCCGGGAATTGGTAGACCAAACGTTAGAGCACAATGCACCATTACTAGAGTCAGCATTATGCACCAGTGTGGCAAAAGATTTAATACGTCTTGCATCTTATGCATTATCAGAGTTTGCGATAATTTCTACAAGTTGCGAAAAGTTTACATTACCAAGACGTAATCCATATTATCGAAATGCGATAGTTGTATGTTTATGAAAagttgtatgtaatatatatatatatatttttttatatatatatatatatatatatatttttttttttttttttatgtacctGGGTTCTTCTAcgacatatgtattacattttagAAATGTATTGCTTTTaagcaaaaagagaaattgtaAAGTAAGTCTCATTaacatgaatttaattaagtttaatgtataataaggATAGAGTTTATTTAcctatgtataataaatacaatgtaattataattatatcgcataTCTCGCGCatctatattattgtatatataagatttatatataagagaatttatttttaatatttctctctccatACCTGAGCATCTTTTGACTGTCGAGGAATAAGAAGATAGAGCAGTCCcacaattaaataagaaattccgAATCGTTGAAGAATTCCGAATATGCGTATGTTTTCTAATTGCGCATTTGTTCCTAATGTGTTTAATGCAACGCCTAtcagaaatagaagaaaactTCTCTGCGAAAAAGTATTACATCAATATCACATAATACATCAATAtcaatcgatattatatacacatgcgcgctcgcgcgcgctcACACACAGTacaatgtatatgtgtgtgtgtgtgtgtgtgtgtatattgtacacacacacacacacacacacacacacacatatatatatatatatattgcaaaatcaaTTCCATCTTTCTTACTTTCTGGCTAATTATACCTTTTTTATACCAATTACCTTCAAGATGGAATAACTGATTTGAAGCTTTGAAAGTCCACGCCTTAACTGTGCCGACAAAGCTATGGGTATGCAAACTCCCATAATCCATATAAAACAGGGAAATACTAAATCTCCTAGTAATATGCCATTCCAAGTTGCGTGCCCCAATGTGGTATAACTACCGGAGCCAGCATtaacaaaaatcataaaaagcgTGCTGACTCTGCGGATCATCATACAAATGATTATTGCAAGAAAATTTGTGTGACAGAACCTAATAATGTACTctaaatagtatatttttttcatatgtttatgctcaattactttataaaatgtttacccCCTGAATGTATCGATAGCTTTTATGCGACGATGTTTTGTTACTTCTTTGTTGCTACTTGGAGTTTCTTCTTTCATTATACattgtgtttttaatttgtacCATAAAGACCTTCCAGCAGATATAGCaagtaagataaatattattatcgccaaaataataaacaattctgtaaataaaaaaaagagaaagaaaaaagaacaataCGCTTTGATTGACGTTTTGCGAATAATCTATATGAGACTGTGTACATatacgaattttttatatattaaaaaattacatcttcTCTTCTATTTATTGTCACAATATCTAGCcggcataaaattaaaaaaatacttaaactAACTTTgacgattattttatcgttctTCTGTTttgtagagaaaaaagatgaaaaaagtaaattgtcTATAGACAAAAATCATAATCTTTTAGGATTAGGAAATAACGCGTTACTTATAATAGAAGTTGATAACgttacaattcttttttttgataataaattaataataatgtttcatcggtactttacatttaattattgttctaatttccgtgtttttttttttttttataaacagtgagcgttaaatttttttacaattatagaatatataagtaacacataatttaaaagtgtGAAAAAACCCCATTTTGAtagtatttattcattaaagaaaaattaaaacttttacttACATTAGCAAcatttaaagtttcataaagtaaaacagtttttttttgtaattttgtaacattaagatataagattttattattgctattataaaaattattgcatattttaattaatagtgaTATTGCAGTCAAAGGTATTGTTttggttaatattttaagggCTGAAACCAGTGTAACAgctgaaaaaaagttatttttaatgattttttttctgataaataattggtttcttttaaaattatgttattaacatCACAAAGTACATAATTTGAACTAccttttgtgaaatttttatcaaaaaatgttaatatttattgttacaatAGCTTATATTGTGAGTAGTCTTAAAAAAAGACGGTCGACTTCGTAGTGGGACAACAAAAGctcattttcttataaaatatgagacaATAGCTTCAGTTGCAAATATGGAATTTttgagtaaataatttttttttttttttttgtaatgttaaaaaacgGAGATCAATGTCTCACTATAATTTTGgaacttttttcttcaaaagtcCGCCATTTTGTAACaaaccatttttatttaaatttatgaagctattgtcttatattttaagaaaattcttgttttttttgttttcgcaCTATGAAGTCGCCCATTAAAGCAACTCACACTATTGGCTATTgtagctataaatattaatattttttaacaaaaatttcacaaaaagtaatttaaattatgtactttGTCATGCTAATAAAGTGatttgagaaaaatcaattatttaccagtaaaaaattcttaaaaatagcTTTATTCTGCTGTTACATTGATTTTTCCCTGgtttaataaagaaacattttaaaaaaatatataaattttatacacatatgatTTGGTAAATAAAGTGACGGTAATATGATTTACTGCTCTTTGTCATTATAAGAACAACAAAATAACACAaagttacttttatataaaataatttttctaatcctgataatttaatctcaaatgattttttctatcatttttcaaaCTACGAAATTTTCCATTTGGAAAGCTAAAAACAGTACACTAAGAGCTATAGTCAATTAAcatacaaagaaagaaaatgttttcataATCTTGAGAAAACTTGGAatgataatatctataatcaattaatctcttaattaattattacaatcacgtacaataatattattttaattattatactctgATACCATATATCAGTAGATATCATCAGCTATCGCGCAAGTtgaacaataaataaacaaaacgaTAAAATTGCTAGGATAAGATACGTACTTTATCAATATTCTGTGTATTGTGTATTACATAGCCaatcgttaataatattaagttaataataattttaacctTTTATCCACATTATTTCTTTGCATACGTAATTTACTATGCAAGTAAGCGCgcaatattttgatgaaaaataatttcgaaatatgtaaatatatatatatatatatatatatatatatatgcatattcataaaatttgtatatctgGAAATCTACCTGAGTATGGATATGTCGGATTCCTCAATGTTTTACAATTGCAGGTTTTGTTTTGTATTATCAACTCGTATAAACCATATTGCCCTAGATTTGGCAAcaattcgcaaaaaatatcgctaaaaagtagcattaaaaaaaattagaataataataatgtgctaataaaacaaatgcaaatagaaaatgtttaaaatgtagttaatcgattttaatcaataaaatgtatgcatacgttttgattaaattcttttatgagaaagattattatacatatattgtatatatatatatatatatatatatatatatatatatatatataagtaataatagtaAGTAATGTTTACCTTGTATTTTTGGCAGATATATATTCATCAGTGCCATTATTCTTCAATACTCTCCATTTTATTGAATCGATCGTGCTGAATTTCAAACTAGAATTTTTGTTAGTTGAGATCTGAGCTATGCGCTTATATGGACactaataaataagtatatatcagTATTAGAAATGTGCTGATCATAATGGGttcatatagaatatatattgattcacGAAAGATATTTGAGataatctctattttatttttatttagtatttatttttctacttttattttccattttgaaGACaagtaacattatattttcctaattttatataatatatatactcaaaCAGAACAgaaaatcacaataatatcaaaatgacaTCACAatgattatcaaaaataattatgatgtcATTTGATTgatcagatttattttaaatgaactattattgtgattttttgTTCTGCTTGTTATGGGTAATAAATGTTCCAAATGTCTACGTTgctatgttataatattaaaccaGAAAAGCATATTGAGATTGTATATTgagatttgttataataagaactttatatttctttactttattttgttatatttttgttgtaagCTACTATTCACAcgtacgcacacacatacatacatatatatatatatatatatatatatatatatatatatatatatatatatgtataatctaatctataattttcaacttaaagtaataaaattaatctttctcgatttttcacttattattacaaattgaaagttatagattatataaaatgtgttataATTGTACTTACTGATAAACAATCTGTAGAGAGTGAATAAAGccacatattataattgttattatcagATATCACGTTTACGCAGGCTTCGTCAAATTTTAAAGACTTGTAATAACAGCTTAATTCGTCCATTGCTTCTTGTTTAATATAAGTCTATTATCtcttcttatttaatataagtctATTATCTCTTAAGTctcttatcatttaaattttttaataatatgttgtCTTgtagatatgaaaaatatgcaattaatcGACGGTAGTTCAACCTGTACGATAATAGCAGCGGTACTGGACTGAAGTGACAAAACAACTTTTCTTAATAGCGCAAAATATCGGAATGCGATTACATCAAGCCACACATGAATGACTCAA is a window of Cataglyphis hispanica isolate Lineage 1 chromosome 4, ULB_Chis1_1.0, whole genome shotgun sequence DNA encoding:
- the LOC126848734 gene encoding heparan-alpha-glucosaminide N-acetyltransferase-like, encoding MDELSCYYKSLKFDEACVNVISDNNNYNMWLYSLSTDCLSCPYKRIAQISTNKNSSLKFSTIDSIKWRVLKNNGTDEYISAKNTSDIFCELLPNLGQYGLYELIIQNKTCNCKTLRNPTYPYSELFIILAIIIFILLAISAGRSLWYKLKTQCIMKEETPSSNKEVTKHRRIKAIDTFRGVSTLFMIFVNAGSGSYTTLGHATWNGILLGDLVFPCFIWIMGVCIPIALSAQLRRGLSKLQISYSILKRSFLLFLIGVALNTLGTNAQLENIRIFGILQRFGISYLIVGLLYLLIPRQSKDAQKLSQTLIMHKMQDVLNLLPHWCIMLTLVMVHCALTFGLPIPGCPTGYLGPGGRHEDGQYFNCTGGAAGYIDRILLTLSHIYQKPTIDSVYGSGPFDPEGILGCLTSIFQVFLGVHTGIILMMYKDWKERIIRWLSWAMFYGCLGCAFHFTNLIPINKNLWSLSFVLVSSCFALTFLSGCYLLIDITKIWQGGPFRIPGMNALVLYVGHNMCYQIFPFHWKIGAMDSRALCLIESIWVVTLWTVIAYVMHRKRIYITL
- the LOC126848728 gene encoding uncharacterized protein LOC126848728, whose translation is MSSSPYAGNPDAMLAGPPPPPPPPPPMSGQLPPMRINTTENVAAKKAQIVNNDVYEPPAAIQNAMLTKDKKPFTYTPGMGGKLDLSQIRSPRMARRVAKNANDEGIEGPPKLAVESKSSSIVAPTAANFLLQPQVAVPVFPSNMPTQAHVNRMSSSQFINRTPSNVADKQAEPSKNITKIDTKAVPINTPESPSTPTQVTLAKAPTPWLQNKNKPQEELPEWAKRACINKVVSSDPSECVPASPVYLQQSLPQHSETKQKQGQKQHLISLSQQPKSQQQKQNTSSAMSQQVNPQPHEHEHVIPIRIEDRPSIFDVKRDSGHHQFKQPPTLHHQQRWGQMPSQYTLENQAQNCPQDQEQSQIRIATLPRLEQPVGTTYIIPLVVKDSDKKTAPSNAENNFIEKAAKIVQQRNPNSIQQHEAGPVQSRSFRVLQKITDTDAVNDVGTEQIRKLELSEDERLLMNKFKEQVDHETYLHQEEDPRYRGAAIPSRAFRFLQNMTDSNDATVTCAASRNIQNVASKKQNRNSKLFDSYIEETQTNLPPSEQQVQEPKKYMGSAIPSRSFRILQAMTAPEGNAMQENRQADYTCRTENNLPGNQQSIFLPLQPIPLWYPEGWWGYYPVQYNAESNKIANEMDRHSFPFYAYPNGRTYVGSFYPVCNENFADAMTQMGVTSQENSPGQYAGYAAVIYPQAGYNDVQPTSHIVENKCNYVDNHFTTADSFFSQNDKLDFVLNGTVNESKNIVLPKINHEINHLDAQSNDMYNSKSVSENFNINREKNCITTAMNIIDEEDSISTDNSNNIAVTNNIEMPGKKTFGPYINVPNYTYIDTSESSASSDSNDSSDSSDSTSDNEQLLDSCQKNHSHSNDTISNNTSSDNDSDSYIAYSSMNPYGKLEKDACDFSSNENRTDIAAACSTYPSTNNLHGCSRDFSENCNHTEEIRFSKEHIDCSDDRVNSHAMFQQDTSYIASERCNDENSVNDQNDLDSYSSKNTERHSEQYGQRSGLATDSTVFHAQLDVDRENVKQPDSETPYYKDEKDNKAFFEMTDDPPDTNVESTMVSVSLPLRFKFFVSEDNEDITTVIVGDSEIKAEKSCEYSSMKDDVCVDFHVGNDTSVDFTVKAHLLDSRNKARSIESAIPHVDFTLRKDPMGVSGVNCGKQNVETRMGHGFGINSAEPTSRDTDDDDTVSESIVVTRDTLMHGENRDYTQAESTCNNNVESIAFGRTADDKHGRCIDQDLYRTQNVKLKIQGPREDTDDEDSGVTSDISRMISEIDTDSDCTCSKNVKKYQRTQTHSRLFRLLNDDSIPTLSSYPKIDISGKKSSLSLPLKMNAFNYDDNHCSNYSSGLTSPEYSPIHEQSWRRYHEASTTNTSSLANSANVDTDQLANQREQNVFSKDDSYFQDWKSPKLSSLREQDVVPSLAFKTVDSKIPSWTYKVNVLCPRIKSTKSVPQTLLARHSDKTTDPSRMIPSIPTSCTNSKTSYC